The following coding sequences are from one Apteryx mantelli isolate bAptMan1 unplaced genomic scaffold, bAptMan1.hap1 HAP1_SCAFFOLD_34, whole genome shotgun sequence window:
- the LOC136996324 gene encoding LOW QUALITY PROTEIN: olfactory receptor 6B1-like (The sequence of the model RefSeq protein was modified relative to this genomic sequence to represent the inferred CDS: deleted 1 base in 1 codon) — protein MEKGEWDNRTSPVEFLLLGMESVPSLQTPLFLLLLMIYLVIVSGNILIVVLVVADQHLHAPMTYFFLGNLSSLETCYSSTILPRLLASFLAGDRTISAHDYMAQLYFFGSFAATECFLLTAMACNRYLAICQPLLYASLMTWKVSLQLAAASWLLGFLLTTAATFFLSRLRFCGPKAMDHFFCDFIPLLELACSDTSVVKLLGFTLSLLDVVSPFLFTLASYVCIRAAILKIPSSVGRQKAFSTCSSHLTVVTVFYGTLTVVYLIARTAPLRQLNKVFSFFYTVLTPLLNPLIYSLRNREVREALRKLLHIQHFSLHN, from the exons atggagaaaggggaatgggacaaccGCACATCACCAGTAGAGTTTCTCCTGTTGGGAATGGAGAGTGTCccctcactccagacaccactcttcctcctcttgcttaTGATCTACTTGGTCATAGtgtctgggaacatcctcattgttGTGCTCGTGGTGGCAGACCAGCATCTGCACGCTCCCATG ActtacttcttcctgggcaatctgtcctccttggagacttgctacagctccaccatcctgccccggctgctggccagcttcctggcTGGGGACAGGACCATCTCTGCTCATGACTATATGGCTCAGCTCTATTTCTTTGGTTCTTTTGCAGCTACTGAGTGTTTCCTGCTCACGGCCATGGCCTGcaatcggtacttggccatatgccagcccctgctctatgcaagcctcatgacctggaaggtctctctacagctggcagcagcatcGTGGCTACTGGGATTCCTTCTCACTACAGCAGCCACTTTTTTCTTATCCCGGTTAAGGTTCTGTGGCCCCAAGGCAatggaccacttcttctgtgattttatccctttgctggagcttgcctgcagtgacaccagtgtTGTCAAACTACTAGGTTTCACACTGTCTCTCTTGGATGTAGTCTCCCCCTTCCTATTCACACTGGCATcctatgtgtgcatcagagctgctATCCTGAAGATCCCATCTagtgtgggcaggcagaaggccttctccacctgctcctctcacctcaccgttgtcacggttttctatggcaccctcaccgTTGTCTACCTGATAGCCAGAACAGCCCctctgaggcagctcaacaaagtcttctcctttttctacaccgtcctcacgcccctgctcaaccctctcatctacagcttgcggaacagggaggtcagggaggccctcagaAAA ttgttacatattcaacacTTTAGTTTACATAACTAA